A region from the Myripristis murdjan chromosome 23, fMyrMur1.1, whole genome shotgun sequence genome encodes:
- the ube2nb gene encoding ubiquitin-conjugating enzyme E2Nb codes for MSALPRRILKETQRLLAEPVPGITAKPDETNARYFHVVIAGPQDSPFEGGTFKLELFLPEEYPMAAPKVRFMTKIYHPNVDKLGRICLDILKDKWSPALQIRTVLLSIQALLSAPNPDDPLANDVAEQWKKNEGQAIETARTWTRLYAGNNIEV; via the exons ATGTCCGCTTTGCCCCGTAGGATTCTAAAG GAGACGCAGCGGTTGTTGGCAGAGCCTGTCCCGGGGATCACGGCTAAGCCCGATGAAACAAATGCACGTTACTTCCATGTGGTCATCGCAGGTCCTCAAGACTCCCCTTTCGAAGGAGGCACCTTTAAACTTGAACTCTTTCTCCCAGAAGAGTACCCCATGGCAGCTCCCAAAGTGCGATTCATGACCAAAATCTACCACCCCAACGTCGATAAACTGGGAAGAATATGTTTAGACATTTTGAAAG ATAAGTGGTCTCCAGCCCTGCAGATCCGTACAGTGTTGCTATCGATCCAGGCGTTATTAAGTGCTCCCAATCCAGATGATCCCCTGGCAAACGACGTTGCAGAGCAGTGGAAGAAAAACGAAGGCCAAGCCATCGAGACAG CCCGAACATGGACCAGGCTCTACGCAGGCAACAACATTGAAGTATAG